In Toxoplasma gondii ME49 chromosome VIII, whole genome shotgun sequence, a single genomic region encodes these proteins:
- a CDS encoding hypothetical protein (encoded by transcript TGME49_268830), which produces MQALRRGAAIPSRLLPRRDSWMSLAPFVAPNNAAAWRKLRDGAQEVQTVIERQSTPGKPQQIDWAKWESQIAHKDILNCLKTFYTNQVQILDRALGALETAKTPAPCEGAEKGWALFDAALSACAKSVEKSEELLSNGARALWVSCSNPPVWKVNTNEWLDSDQYWQAFVEKHHFYSQYQPGVVDPEAPQEVEAFKQAWHSRMGKFNDRSDTPMLYAYMNELPSWEYYDLHRSAFLEHMTYFLVRTGGDFRFFPEMPPWQWLAHMENLRFKLLSVAQSRRSQLQLANLERERALDFLPVDVEHHGEEYTQKFLQYETELFQACAARLMGHFMFLCDPFIPVQSAEALSAVTRVDNGKGKLFSLGDDVNALFYLPEQQRRDVERPTQAVQTLLGHLEATGRPFNPCYSELLHVHAEVLEERGEHWLTAPGECVSQAFLRRLRTDDPAYEVYCSYFKEMYERFAGAKEVSMEDGRKRLATIEKNAQEEAAAYGLALKTMGSAELAHKAREGAAKLEQLRKAQEKAAGKSAQTVQENKM; this is translated from the exons ATGCAGGCTCTTAGGAG AGGGGCGGCGatcccttctcgcctcctgccTCGCCGAGACAGCTGGATGTCGCTCGCGCCGTTCGTCGCGCCCAACAACGCAGCGGCGTGGCGGAAGCTCCGGGATGGCGCCCAGGAGGTCCAGACTGTCATTGAACGCCAGTCGACGCCTGGGAAGCCGCAGCAAATCGACTGGGCCAAGTGGGAGAGTCAAATTGCTCACAAAGACATCCTTAACTG cCTGAAGACCTTCTACACCAACCAGGTTCAGATCCTCGACCGCGCCCTCGGGGCGCTTGAGACAGCCAAGACGCCGGCGCCTTGCGAgggcgcagagaaaggctGGGCTTTGTTCGACGCAGCTCTCAGCGCATGCGCAAAGTCCGTGGAGAAATCCGAGGAGCTGTTGTCGAACGGCGCGCGGGCGCTCTGGGTCTCCTGCAGCAACCCTCCTGTGTGGAAAGTCAATACCAACGAG TGGCTAGATAGCGACCAGTACTGGCAAGCGTTCGTGGAGAAGCATCACTTCTACTCGCAGTATCAGCCCGGAGTGGTGGACCCGGAAGCGCCTCAGGAGGTCGAAGCCTTCAAACAGGCGTGGCATTCGCGGATGGGGAAATTCAACGACAGAAGCGACACACCCATGCTCTACGCGTACATGAACGAGCTGCCTTCGTGGGAGTACTACGATCTTCACCG gAGTGCGTTCCTCGAGCACATGACGTACTTCTTGGTTCGAACTGGAGGCgacttccgcttcttccctgaGATGCCGCCGTGGCAGTGGCTCGCACACATGGAGAATCTCCGATTCAAacttctctctgtg GCGCAGAGTCGCCGATCGCAGCTGCAGCTGGCGAatctggagagagagcgtgCACTGGATTTTCTCCCAGTCGACGTGGAGCACCACGGCGAGGAGTACACGCAGAAGTTTCTCCAGTACGAGACAGAGCTTTTCCAGGCTTGCGCGGCCAGGTTGATGGGCCATTTTATGTTCCTTTGTGATCCCTTCATCCCAGTCCAAAGCGCCGAGGCTCTCAGTGCAGTGACGCGCGTCGACAACGGAAAGGGTAAACTCTTTTCGCTCGGCGACGACGTCAACGCGCTGTTCTACCTGCCGGAGCAACAGAGACGCGACGTCGAGAGGCCCACCCAGGCCGTCCAGACTTTGCTG GGTCATCTCGAAGCCACCGGCCGCCCGTTCAACCCGTGCTACAGCGAACTGCTTCACGTCCATGCGGAGGTgctggaagagagaggtgaacACTG GTTGACGGCACCCGGCGAGTGCGTGTCTCAAGCCTTCCTCCGTCGCCTGCGGACAGACGACCCAGCGTACGAAGTGTACTGCTCGTATTTCAAGGAAATGTATGAACGCTTTGCGGGGGCGAAGGAAGTTTCGATGGAGGACGGGCGCAAGCGCCTGGCGACCATCGAGAAAAACGCCCAAGAGGAAGCCGCTGCTTATGGCCTCGCTCTCAAGACGATGGGCAGCGCGGAACTTGCACACAAGGCCCGTGAAGGAGCTGCGAAACTGGAGCAACTAAGGAAGGCGCAGGAAAAAGCCGCAGGAAAAAGTGCCCAGACCGTCCAGGAAAACAAGATGTGA
- a CDS encoding hypothetical protein (encoded by transcript TGME49_268820~Predicted trans-membrane domain (TMHMM2.0):476-499:558-581:587-610:645-663) encodes MLDLLGGPDSALLVVNSSPQEAERFLRLSVKEKDKGNPPRCRQLQSRALARLRRSLEHADVVLASSLITRRLGKRRETAAPVETVSPSGSGEGFVNCDEESPDRDERHRFTHFVLICKPTDEERETESETPEEEKQKFAGRVEEEDERTVKPNGDSEMRGVVDGKQAVCGGGRAQKRRGRAEKKSDPHGEETCMSLSPSCTQEAVDTDEGAGKEPSERESRKEDAGEKGKKPAASTVLPFLLPHSRAELISRKENVTAAADASPHLQDRREREALHREETKGRQAERDEEERREDEREEERGASRNVLREGIPSVVISCSSSSSTAATTPCQQLHRVHAFPRSPRRRETSDAREEEQDFKQEERRDTDRMREGNKETVSGERETLGGRKTDSEDFGEFEREGASLSMTGENDAKTEASCCVTVSPCTRGSHAKAREEGEEETLETPRVLRRIWCVPPLCCFAARSEKREFRAKDLRLSFLCLLPYTFLSCAVTVFSALIPSTLFLVRSADSPCSASDEETACIFASSAPLSGAGASAGERHSVSTWTTSKTLEVAVQETLQQAAVCAVMLAMWGIGVVYFATRSFLRGFNLGLKFLCIKVLVVVIQVSEIVAKFRGSPTFDADVATLSPLPHGVEGAGFLELHHSVFDFVLILLALPVTVLALRTFDPRELHRLEDRSPAFGGVSPALSHQLLALEGKRGETKGETTERRRREQGERTGSGPRERLEETKGTRIRDRETRERRRTEQGERAERRQKEEMEERATRD; translated from the exons ATGCTGGACCTCCTGGGAGGTCCCGACAGCGCCCTTCTCGTCGTCAATTCTTCGCCTCAAGAGGCAGAACGCTTTCTGCGCCTCTCGgtaaaagaaaaagacaaaggaaaCCCACCTCGCTGTCGGCAGCTGCAGAGTCGGGCGCTCGCCCGGCTGCGAAGAAGCCTGGAACATGCAGACGTTGTCTTGGCGTCTTCGCTGATCACTCGACGTCTGGGGAAACGgcgagagacggcggcgCCTGTAGAGACAGTCTCGCCCAGTGGGAGCGGGGAAGGCTTCGTCAACTGCGACGAAGAGTCGCCAGACCGGGACGAACGCCACCGCTTTACACATTTTGTTCTTATCTGCAAACcgacagacgaggaacgcgaaacagagagcgagacgccggaggaagagaagcaaaagttCGCAGGGAGagtggaagaggaggacgagaggaCAGTGAAGCCCAACGGAGACTCAGAGATGCGAGGAGTGGTCGACGGGAAGCAAGCCGTTTGCGGGGGCGGCAGAGCGCAGAAACGACGAGGgagagccgagaagaaaagcgaccctcacggagaggaaacgtgCATGTCCTTATCTCCATCCTGCACACAGGAAGCTGTGgacacagacgaaggagcagGGAAAGAACCGAGTGAaagggaaagcagaaaagaggacgctggagagaaaggcaagaagCCAGCGGCGAGTACagttctcccttttcttctccctcactCCCGAGCCGAACTGAtttccagaaaagaaaatgTCACGGCAGCCGCCGACGCGTCGCCTCACCTTCAGGACAGACGGGAACGCGAAGCActccacagagaagaaacgaaggggaggcaagcagagagagacgaagaagagaggagagaagacgagagggaagaagagagaggagccaGCAGAAATGTGTTGAGAGAGGGAATTCCGTCGGTTGTTAtttcctgctcttcttcttcatcaaCAGCGGCGACGACACCTTGTCAGCAGCTCCACCGAGTGCACGCTTTTCCCCGTTCTCCTCGACGCCGAGAAACTTCCGAcgcacgagaagaagagcaggacttcaagcaagaagagaggcgagatACAGACAGAATGAGAGAAGGCAATAAGGAGACTGTGtcgggcgagagagaaactctgggggggcgaaagacagacagcgaagacttTGGGGagttcgagagagaaggcgcgagtCTTTCGATGACTGGCGAGAACGACGCAAAGACGGAAGCCAGCTGCTGTGTTACTGTCTCTCCTTGTACACGAGGAAGTCACGCGAAGGCgcgtgaagaaggagaagaagagacactggAAACTCCAAGGGTTCTGCGACGGATCTGGTGCGTTCCTCCACTCTGCTGTTTCGCAGCGAGATCGGAGAAACGGGAATTCCGTGCG AAAGACTTGCGCCTCAGCTTCCTGTGCCTGCTGCCCTACACGTTCCTGAGCTGCGCCGTGACCGTGTTCTCCGCCCTCATTCCCTCGACATTGTTTCTCGTTCGGTCTGCGGACTCTCCCTGCTCCGCCAGTGACgaagaaactgcatgcatctttgCATCCAGTGCACCTCTCTCGGGGGCAGGCGcgagcgcgggagagaggcaCTCTGTTTCGACCTGGACGACTTCTAAGACGTTGGAGGTCGCTGTGCAAGAGACCCTTCAACAAGCTGCCGTATGCGCCGTCATGCTGGCTATGTGGGGCATCGGCGTCGTTTACTTTGCGACTCGTTCCTTCCTCAGGGGGTTCAATCTAG GACTGAAGTTTCTGTGCATCAAGGTACTCGTGGTGGTAATCCAAGTGTCGGAGATCGTGGCGAAGTTCCGCGGTTCCCCAACGTTTGATGCTGACGTCGccactttgtctcctctcccgcaTGGAGTGGAAGGCGCAGGCTTCCTCGAACTCCACCACTCGGTCTTCGACTTCGTTCTTATCCTGCTCGCGCTACCTGTGACCGTCCTCGCCCTCCGCACTTTCGACCCCAGAGAGCTGCACCGCCTAGAGGACAGAAGCCCAGCCTTTGGAGGCGTGTCTCCTGCGCTGAGTCACCAACTGCTTGCGctcgaaggaaagagaggggagacaaagggagagactacggagaggagacggagggaacagggagagaggacgggCAGCGGACCGAGAGAACGgctcgaggagacaaaggggaCACGGATaagagaccgagagacaagggagaggagaaggacggaacaaggagagagggcagaaaggagacagaaagaggaaatggaagagcgagcgacgagagacTGA
- a CDS encoding ck2 beta subunit (encoded by transcript TGME49_268810) has protein sequence MQQQKERVGEAAGSRGAGALAAGAGASPTAGSQTSSEEFESEEQEFSDMTGTSELEDMSWVEWFCTLKGNELFVVVDDDFIRDDFNLTGLASQVPLFDEALDIVLDNEQSEDEDDEEEQRKSAMAEQAAELLYGLVHARFLATARGLQLLQQKYAQKQFGVCPNSACEGWALLPTALTDTPNKHTAKVYCAKCCELYHPPKGSRLNHLDGAYFGTSIAQIFHMQFPFLLPTARSSTVSPPPYYVPTVYGFKVSPQVKTRLRVQQVPRMIHQARQRAEEEREALLGSPAAAAAAAGISSAADAAAQAAAAGEAGRR, from the exons ATGCAGcagcaaaaagagagagttGGCGAGGCCGCGGGCTCCAGAGGCGCCGGCGCCTTGGCTGCAGGTGCCGGGGCCTCTCCGACCGCAGGCTCCCAGACGAGTAGCGAAGAGTTCGAGAGTGAAGAACAGGAGTTTTCTGACATGACTGGGACGAGTGAATTGGAAGAT ATGAGCTGGGTCGAGTGGTTCTGCACGTTGAAGGGCAACGAATTGTTTGTCGTCGTGGACGACGACTTCATTCGGGATGACTTCAACTTGACAG GTCTCGCGAGTCAGGTGCCTCTCTTTGATGAGGCCCTAGACATTGTGCTGGACAACGAGCAatccgaagacgaagacgacgaagaagaacagagaaagtcGGCAATGGCTGAACAGGCTGCAGAGCTTCTTTACGGCCTCGTGCATGCAAGGTTCTTGGCCACTGCTCG AGGCCTGCAACTTCTGCAACAGAAATACGCGCAAAAGCAGTTCGGCGTCTGTCCTAACAGTGCATGCGAAGGCTGGGCGCTTCTCCCCACAGCTTTGACTGATACGCCGAACAAGCACACTGCGAAAGTTTACTGCGCGAAATGCTGT GAGCTGTACCACCCTCCCAAGGGAAGTCGCCTGAACCATTTGGACGGCGCCTATTTCGGCACTTCGATTGCGCAGATCTTCCACATGCAgtttcccttccttctgccgACCGCGAGGAGCAGCACTGTCTCGCCGCCGCCGTACTACGTCCCGACAGTGTACGGCTTCAAAGTCTCTCCTCAGGTCAAGACGCGTCTCCGGGTGCAGCAGGTTCCGCGAATGATCCACCAGGCCCGCCAgcgagctgaagaagagcgcgaggcTCTCTTGGGAAGCCccgccgcagccgctgcCGCTGCGGGCATTTCCAGCGCTGCAGATGCCGCTGCACAAGCTGCTGCCGCGGGCGAAGCGGGGCGACGGTGA
- a CDS encoding hypothetical protein (encoded by transcript TGME49_268800~Predicted trans-membrane domain (TMHMM2.0):185-208:278-298:351-374): protein MIFFPDFRPFKRAVFSRVMAFCATNKAEPFYGLQACLRQQRVVGRRGNRPLSGARRASLCPLFAAGLLFCGFWVLTEQQAVSITTTSDPPAEGVSYTTTSNPPAESVSYTTTFNPPAESVSYTTTSNPPAENVSYTTTSNPPAESVSTLSDVDNKVQQPQDGAEVQLARVTQVKRRRQDRKAITTYEIASAGVLFLVPVLAVILSLSLSRVLNRKTSTLKSATAEIAEESESQQLTEQDLYTLLFPEENRGSLLTVLQADNEKRRTEATGGRRRKHQMFAVAVLVAVAAAAYAAQQYGPALYDATLKNPGVLGDLLRQVGTPEGRAQTYGNLSKQLVRTRKILERSTVPFSLVGLTTPAEVVIVALTLLNLVVAPLRRLTNAIRMFRVVSAMRQVRERQGPLQSIEFFTAYFDSQEDRRLLQQSITTSMDEQELSTLSPPTPAAANLELSLRRHWAELKIAELKKSRGNLLRRARGAVATAPSREDQMKIMKLMVTSLREMGAEIHDQLGILMDVIKAQRVVQEMLLSGSQRRAKLDKLNKEIPRIQLIIKTEGGIEERLVDSAEKLLHKTRLGSPSLEVDVLFDIMQPTTDARSAEARPKQTTPEETISKEASPEEAGSERSSPEQ, encoded by the coding sequence ATGATTTTTTTTCCAGATTTTCGTCCCTTCAAACGTGCAGTTTTTTCCCGTGTGATGGCATTTTGCGCGACCAACAAGGCCGAGCCCTTCTACGGGCTGCAGGCATGTCTGAGGCAGCAGCGGGTCGTAGGGCGACGAGGCAACCGGCCGTTGTCTGGGGCGAGGCGTGCATCCTTGTGTCCGCTTTTCGCCGCAGGTCTGCTGTTTTGTGGATTTTGGGTTTTGACGGAGCAGCAAGCTGTCAGCATCACAACCACTTCCGATCCCCCAGCAGAAGGTGTCAGCTACACAACCACTTCCAATCCCCCAGCAGAAAGTGTCAGCTACACAACCACTTTCAATCCCCCAGCAGAGAGTGTCAGCTACACAACCACTTCCAATCCCCCAGCAGAAAATGTCAGCTACACAACCACTTCCAATCCCCCAGCAGAAAGTGTCAGCACACTTAGTGACGTCGACAACAAAGTGCAGCAGCCACAAGACGGGGCCGAGGTGCAACTCGCCCGAGTGACGCAGGTCAAGAGGAGACGGCAAGACAGGAAGGCCATCACCACATATGAAATTGCCTCTGCTGGTGTGCTCTTTCTAGTGCCGGTGCTCGCCGTCATTCTTAGTCTCTCGCTCAGCCGTGTGCTCAATAGGAAAACTTCAACCCTCAAGTCGGCCACAGCCGAGATCGccgaggaaagcgaaagcCAGCAGCTTACGGAGCAGGATCTCTATACTCTCCTTTTTCCCGAGGAAAATCGCGGTAGTCTTCTTACAGTTCTTCAAGCGGACAATGAGAAACGACGGACTGAGGCTACCGGAGGCCGGAGGCGAAAGCACCAGATGTTCGCCGTCGCGGTATTGGTTGCTGTCGCAGCGGCCGCGTACGCAGCCCAACAGTATGGGCCAGCCCTCTATGATGCCACCCTGAAGAATCCGGGAGTTCTGGGTGATTTATTGCGGCAAGTCGGAACTCCAGAGGGACGTGCCCAGACTTACGGAAACCTGTCGAAGCAGCTGGTACGCACGCGAAAAATCCTCGAGAGGTCCACTGTTCCCTTCAGCCTCGTCGGCCTGACAACTCCAGCGGAGGTGGTCATCGTCGCCTTGACACTCCTGAATCTCGTTGTGGCGCCGCTCCGGCGCCTGACAAACGCCATTCGCATGTTCAGGGTTGTTAGTGCTATGCGGCAAGTCCGCGAGCGGCAGGGGCCGCTGCAGAGCATCGAGTTTTTTACCGCATATTTCGACAGCCAGGAGGATCGGCGCTTGCTCCAGCAGTCCATTACCACGAGCATGGATGAGCAAGAACTCAGTACTTTGTCCCCGCCTACGCCTGCGGCCGCCAACCTCGAGCTTTCCTTGCGGAGGCACTGGGCCGAGTTGAAGATTGCAGAGTTGAAAAAGTCCCGAGGAAACCTACTGCGGCGCGCGCGAGGGGCAGTGGCGACGGCGCCGTCGCGAGAAGACCAGATGAAAATCATGAAATTGATGGTGACTTCTCTGCGGGAGATGGGCGCCGAAATTCACGATCAACTTGGTATCCTCATGGACGTTATCAAGGCTCAGCGTGTCGTTCAAGAAATGCTGCTCTCTGGGTCGCAGCGGCGTGCAAAGTTGGACAAGCTAAACAAGGAGATTCCCCGTATCCAGCTTATCATCAAGACCGAGGGAGGCATCGAGGAGCGCCTCGTTGACAGTGCGGAAAAATTGCTCCACAAAACTCGCCTGGGGAGCCCATCTCTCGAGGTAGATGTCCTCTTCGACATCATGCAGCCCACCACAGACGCGCGAAGTGCAGAAGCAAGGCCAAAGCAAACTACCCCTGAGGAAACCATATCGAAGGAAGCTAGCCCAGAGGAAGCCGGATCGGAACGATCTAGTCCGGAACAGTGA
- a CDS encoding hypothetical protein (encoded by transcript TGME49_268790) gives MMIRISGHVCGGGRPGIPRWKSVLRKYIASFCFFVACKTWPGFVSCSIWRPQGTPEVGSLGHDAADTAAAEAARDVLSAWLQEVKSLIETAAYGVRGVANDVVDGHIVEEALGMTYDIHDQLQKRIAEEAKASEVRIAQAREKASQILERLQKLDLSSISSSIQQVPARELRELLSLLAVPRMPSLSLPQISISFNKDPNSETDENNQDKGAEEAQRPKQTASDATAEDVEAEIDKSQVPPSDDIVQSTSDV, from the coding sequence ATGATGATCCGTATTTCTGGCCACGTCTGCGGCGGCGGCCGTCCCGGAATTCCTCGATGGAAGAGCGTTCTTCGGAAATACATTGCATCCTTTTGCTTTTTTGTGGCATGTAAGACGTGGCCGGGGTTCGTGTCCTGCTCCATATGGCGACCACAGGGGACACCGGAGGTAGGAAGTCTCGGTCACGATGCCGCAGACACTGCAGCGGCCGAGGCTGCCCGCGATGTCTTGTCCGCGTGGTTGCAAGAAGTAAAGAGCTTGATAGAAACAGCAGCATACGGTGTACGTGGAGTTGCGAACGACGTGGTTGATGGGCACATCGTTGAGGAGGCTCTAGGGATGACATACGACATCCATGACCAGCTCCAGAAGCGGATAGCCGAAGAGGCAAAAGCGTCCGAGGTTCGTATTGCCcaggcgagggagaaagccAGCCAGATCCTTGAAAGACTTCAGAAACTGGATCTCTCTTCCATAAGTTCCTCAATTCAGCAGGTACCGGCTAGAGAGCTCCGAgagctcctctctctgttggcGGTGCCTCGGATGCCCTCACTTTCCTTACCTCAAATCAGCATAAGCTTCAACAAAGACCCAAACTCCGAAACAGATGAAAATAACCAAGACAAAGGTGCGGAAGAGGCACAACGACCGAAACAAACGGCCTCAGATGCAACAGCCGAAGACGTTGAGGCGGAAATCGACAAGAGTCAAGTCCCTCCCAGCGACGACATTGTACAGAGCACCTCAGATGTTTAG